In the Nomascus leucogenys isolate Asia chromosome 5, Asia_NLE_v1, whole genome shotgun sequence genome, one interval contains:
- the GAS6 gene encoding growth arrest-specific protein 6 isoform X1, with the protein MAPSPSPGPAALRGAPLLLLLVVALECAFAALLPAREATQFLRPRQRRAFQVFEEAKQGHLERECVEELCSREEAREVFENDPETDYFYPRYLDCINKYGSPYTKNSGFATCVQRCDVKAHPRL; encoded by the exons ATGGCCCCTTCGCCCTCGCCCGGGCCCGCCGCCCTGCGCGGCgcgccgctgctgctgctgctggtggtggccTTGGAGTGCGCGTTTG CCGCGCTGTTGCCGGCGCGCGAGGCCACGCAGTTCCTGCGGCCCAGGCAGCGCCGCGCCTTCCAGGTCTTCGAGGAGGCCAAGCAGGGCCACCTGGAGAGGGAGTGCGTGGAGGAGCTGTGCAGCCGCGAGGAGGCGCGGGAGGTGTTCGAGAACGACCCCGAGACG gaTTATTTTTACCCAAGATACTTAG ACTGCATCAACAAGTATGGGTCTCCGTACACCAAAAACTCAGGCTTCGCCACCTGCGTGCAAA GGTGTGATGTGAAAGCCCATCCCCGCCTCTGA
- the GAS6 gene encoding growth arrest-specific protein 6 isoform X2 codes for MAPSPSPGPAALRGAPLLLLLVVALECAFAALLPAREATQFLRPRQRRAFQVFEEAKQGHLERECVEELCSREEAREVFENDPETRHSWGCVFHVGGVSSPRNSWKEES; via the exons ATGGCCCCTTCGCCCTCGCCCGGGCCCGCCGCCCTGCGCGGCgcgccgctgctgctgctgctggtggtggccTTGGAGTGCGCGTTTG CCGCGCTGTTGCCGGCGCGCGAGGCCACGCAGTTCCTGCGGCCCAGGCAGCGCCGCGCCTTCCAGGTCTTCGAGGAGGCCAAGCAGGGCCACCTGGAGAGGGAGTGCGTGGAGGAGCTGTGCAGCCGCGAGGAGGCGCGGGAGGTGTTCGAGAACGACCCCGAGACG AGGCATAGTTGGGGGTGCGTGTTTCATGTTGGAGGAGTCTCCTCACCACGTAACTCTTGGAAGGAAGAGTCTTAA